One cyanobiont of Ornithocercus magnificus DNA segment encodes these proteins:
- a CDS encoding bifunctional aconitate hydratase 2/2-methylisocitrate dehydratase translates to MLNAYRLLAAKRKEQGIPPLPLNAQQTQSLVELLQEPPIGEEKFLLELLTERIPPGVDEAAYVKANWLGAVAHRTVISPLVMPMEAVRLLGTMLGGYNVAILIQLLQHSDEQIASCAATGLSQTTLVYDAYNEVVELALTNCFAERVIESWAAADWFTQRSPLPDEITVTIFKVEGETNTDDLSPATQAITRPDIPLHALTMLESRYPNALQTIAQLKQKGHPVAYAGDVVGTGSSRKSAINSLLWHTGDDIPYVPNKRTGSVILGGKIAPIFFNTAEDSGALPIECDVTGLNSGDVITIRPQAGSLERAVGEPKAGEVFSHFMLKPNTISDGFRAGGRISLMIGRALTNKARVCLGRSASDIFIKPNALASTSSGFTLAQKIVGRACGVSGVRPGTSCEPLITTVGSQDTTGPMTRDEMKELACLSFSADLVMQSFCHIAAYPKPADLETQRELPGFFTQRGGVALRPGDGIIHSWLNRMLLPDTVGTGGDSHTRFPLGISFPSGSGLVAFAAAIGVMPLNMPESVLVRFSGSLQPGITLRDVVNAIPWVAIRKGLLTVEKTNKQNLFNGRIMEIEGLPNLKLEQAFELTDSTAERSCAGCTIKLSVETVGEYLRSNVALLKNMVARGYTDAHTLNRRVRAMEDWLRSPQLLSADQNAEYAEVLEINLDELIEPIVACPNDPDNVKLLSDIAGEPVQEVFIGSCMTNIGHYRAAAKVLEGGTCKSTRLWICPPTRMDEKMLRQEGYYVIFEAVGSRIEIPGCSLCMGNQARVGDETTVFSTSTRNFDNRLGKGAQVYLGSAELAAVCARLGRIPTMNEYHRITAERIDPSFSEIYNYLNFDQIDGFADEGRLPSLEQQEAKAADRG, encoded by the coding sequence ATGCTGAATGCCTACCGCCTACTCGCTGCCAAACGCAAGGAGCAAGGCATCCCTCCTCTCCCCCTCAACGCCCAACAAACCCAAAGTCTAGTGGAGTTACTTCAGGAACCTCCTATTGGCGAGGAAAAGTTCCTGCTAGAGCTACTGACAGAACGCATTCCTCCAGGCGTGGATGAAGCAGCCTATGTCAAAGCTAACTGGCTAGGTGCAGTAGCCCATAGAACTGTTATCAGCCCTCTGGTTATGCCGATGGAAGCTGTCCGTCTGCTTGGGACTATGTTAGGAGGATACAATGTAGCAATATTAATTCAACTACTACAGCACAGTGATGAGCAAATTGCTAGTTGTGCTGCTACTGGACTTAGTCAGACTACCTTGGTCTATGATGCTTATAATGAGGTAGTAGAGTTAGCTCTAACTAACTGCTTTGCAGAGCGAGTAATAGAAAGCTGGGCTGCTGCAGACTGGTTTACCCAGCGTTCCCCGTTGCCTGACGAGATTACAGTCACTATATTCAAAGTAGAAGGGGAGACTAACACAGACGATCTCTCCCCGGCAACACAAGCTATTACACGTCCTGATATTCCTCTCCATGCCCTTACAATGCTCGAGAGTCGATATCCAAACGCTCTACAAACAATTGCGCAGCTGAAGCAGAAAGGCCACCCCGTGGCTTATGCGGGAGATGTGGTTGGTACAGGTAGCTCACGCAAGTCAGCAATCAACTCCTTGCTCTGGCACACTGGTGATGATATCCCGTACGTACCTAATAAGCGCACAGGTAGTGTGATCCTAGGAGGAAAAATTGCGCCAATTTTCTTTAACACAGCTGAGGATTCAGGGGCCTTACCAATTGAATGTGATGTAACAGGCCTGAATAGTGGTGACGTGATCACGATCCGGCCCCAAGCCGGCTCGCTTGAGCGAGCTGTAGGAGAGCCAAAAGCTGGAGAAGTCTTTTCCCACTTCATGCTCAAGCCAAACACCATCAGTGATGGTTTCCGCGCTGGCGGTCGAATTTCCTTAATGATTGGTCGTGCTCTTACTAACAAAGCGCGGGTGTGCCTAGGCCGTTCAGCTTCAGACATATTTATCAAGCCTAATGCTCTGGCAAGTACTAGCAGCGGGTTCACGCTAGCTCAGAAAATAGTGGGTCGGGCTTGTGGTGTATCAGGTGTGCGCCCTGGCACCAGCTGTGAGCCATTGATAACAACCGTTGGCAGTCAGGACACAACAGGACCTATGACTCGCGATGAGATGAAAGAGCTAGCTTGCCTCAGCTTCTCTGCTGACTTAGTAATGCAGAGCTTTTGCCACATTGCTGCTTACCCAAAGCCAGCAGATCTCGAGACGCAAAGAGAACTCCCCGGATTCTTTACCCAGCGTGGCGGTGTTGCCTTACGACCTGGCGATGGCATTATTCATAGTTGGCTAAACCGTATGCTGCTTCCAGACACAGTAGGTACTGGTGGTGATAGCCACACACGTTTTCCTCTCGGGATTTCCTTTCCATCTGGGTCAGGTCTTGTAGCCTTTGCTGCTGCTATTGGTGTCATGCCTCTAAATATGCCTGAGTCAGTACTTGTGCGTTTCAGTGGCTCACTGCAACCAGGCATTACGTTGCGCGACGTGGTCAACGCTATTCCATGGGTGGCAATCCGGAAAGGCCTACTCACCGTTGAGAAAACCAACAAGCAGAACCTCTTCAATGGGAGAATCATGGAAATTGAAGGGCTACCAAACCTTAAACTAGAACAAGCCTTCGAACTAACTGACTCTACTGCTGAGCGTTCCTGTGCTGGTTGCACGATTAAGCTCTCAGTGGAAACAGTAGGTGAGTACCTACGCAGCAATGTAGCGCTGCTGAAGAATATGGTCGCCCGTGGCTATACCGATGCTCATACTCTTAACCGACGTGTCCGTGCAATGGAAGACTGGCTAAGAAGCCCGCAGCTTCTGTCTGCCGACCAAAATGCTGAGTATGCTGAGGTCCTAGAGATTAACCTTGATGAGCTTATTGAACCCATTGTTGCCTGTCCAAATGACCCAGATAATGTCAAGTTGCTTAGCGATATAGCTGGTGAGCCGGTGCAGGAGGTATTTATTGGCTCATGCATGACTAATATAGGTCATTATCGCGCTGCTGCAAAAGTACTTGAGGGAGGCACATGTAAAAGTACACGGCTATGGATTTGTCCACCCACACGCATGGATGAGAAAATGCTCAGACAAGAAGGATACTATGTCATCTTCGAGGCAGTGGGTAGCCGCATAGAAATCCCGGGCTGCTCACTCTGTATGGGAAATCAGGCACGTGTCGGGGATGAGACCACAGTATTCTCCACTAGCACACGCAACTTCGACAACAGACTGGGGAAGGGGGCCCAAGTATATCTGGGCAGTGCTGAACTCGCCGCGGTATGCGCGCGGCTAGGTCGTATCCCAACAATGAATGAATATCACCGTATCACCGCTGAGAGAATTGACCCGTCATTTAGTGAGATATACAACTATCTCAATTTCGACCAGATTGACGGTTTCGCTGATGAGGGGCGTTTGCCAAGCTTAGAGCAACAGGAAGCTAAGGCAGCAGACAGAGGCTAA
- a CDS encoding 3-deoxy-7-phosphoheptulonate synthase, translated as MTTTSDLHVVETRPLVPPAFLHRDLPIDATAQRTVFEARQRIAALLCGEDSRLLAIVGPCSVHDVEAATEYARRLAPLRKRHADHLEIVMRVYFEKPRTTFGWKGLINDPHLDGSYDINTGLRRARSLLLNLSRDGMPCATELLDPVVPQYIADLISWTAIGARTTESQTHREMASGLSMPIGYKNGTDGSAAAAINAMQAAAHPQHFLGINCEGMASIVSTTGNPYGHLVLRGGTNGTNYHAEAVQAAAAQLATAGLSDRLMVDCSHGNSSKDFRRQSEVLRSVASQVRNGSSHIMGVMLESHLVEGNQRLTDDPTTLAVGQSITDACIDINTTALLLEELATAAAQN; from the coding sequence ATGACCACCACCTCCGACCTGCATGTAGTGGAGACCAGGCCCCTTGTGCCTCCAGCCTTTCTACACCGGGACCTGCCGATCGATGCTACAGCTCAACGCACAGTATTTGAAGCACGGCAGCGTATAGCTGCTCTTCTCTGTGGAGAAGATTCTCGCCTGCTCGCAATTGTAGGTCCGTGCTCTGTGCATGATGTTGAGGCTGCAACAGAATACGCACGCCGCTTAGCCCCCTTGCGCAAGCGCCATGCTGACCATCTTGAGATTGTGATGCGGGTCTACTTTGAGAAACCTCGCACTACTTTTGGCTGGAAAGGCTTGATTAATGATCCCCACCTAGATGGCTCTTATGACATTAATACAGGTCTTCGTCGCGCACGCTCTCTACTATTAAATCTATCCCGCGACGGTATGCCCTGTGCCACAGAACTCCTTGATCCTGTTGTACCGCAGTACATCGCTGATTTAATTAGCTGGACTGCTATTGGAGCACGAACCACAGAAAGTCAGACCCACCGAGAGATGGCTTCCGGTTTATCTATGCCGATTGGATATAAAAATGGTACTGATGGCAGTGCTGCCGCTGCCATTAATGCTATGCAAGCAGCTGCACATCCCCAGCATTTTCTTGGCATCAATTGTGAGGGAATGGCATCAATTGTGAGCACTACTGGGAACCCATATGGTCACTTGGTGCTGCGTGGAGGCACAAACGGTACTAATTACCACGCTGAGGCCGTGCAGGCGGCAGCGGCTCAGTTAGCTACCGCGGGCTTGAGCGATCGCTTGATGGTAGATTGCAGCCATGGTAATTCTAGCAAGGATTTCCGTCGTCAATCAGAAGTTCTGCGGTCTGTCGCCTCTCAGGTGCGCAACGGATCCTCTCACATAATGGGAGTAATGCTCGAGAGCCACCTGGTAGAAGGCAACCAAAGACTGACTGATGACCCAACTACTTTAGCCGTAGGCCAGAGTATTACAGATGCCTGCATCGATATCAATACTACTGCATTGCTATTGGAAGAGCTCGCTACAGCAGCAGCCCAAAATTAA
- a CDS encoding dolichol kinase, which produces MAILSSWVLLVFATAVYCRSYWPGEQELPRKIVHIGVGPIVPLAWWLDVPRIVAIPVALTITLAALVNHRWHMFHAIEDVQRRSYGTVAYGLAITVMLLLYWPAQPAAVCAGTLVMAFGDGFAGLAGQTLRSPSWHLGNQQKSVAGTAVMAVTSCLVLTTLILLSGSALPLLRLLLVTGLLVGLEQLSSLGLDNLTVPLAAALSWDWLILP; this is translated from the coding sequence ATGGCCATTCTTAGCAGCTGGGTGCTTCTTGTCTTTGCAACAGCAGTATACTGTCGATCCTACTGGCCTGGCGAGCAAGAGCTACCGCGCAAGATCGTCCACATTGGTGTTGGGCCCATCGTACCGCTAGCATGGTGGTTAGATGTACCCCGGATTGTAGCTATTCCAGTTGCTTTAACAATTACCCTTGCAGCATTAGTCAATCATCGTTGGCACATGTTTCATGCCATAGAGGATGTACAGCGCCGTAGTTATGGAACAGTAGCTTATGGATTGGCTATTACAGTTATGCTTTTACTGTACTGGCCAGCGCAACCCGCAGCAGTTTGTGCTGGGACACTAGTCATGGCATTTGGGGATGGCTTTGCTGGACTAGCTGGCCAAACTTTAAGGAGTCCAAGCTGGCATCTTGGCAATCAGCAAAAGTCTGTAGCTGGCACAGCTGTGATGGCAGTGACAAGTTGCCTTGTGTTGACCACTCTAATTCTACTCTCAGGCAGTGCTCTACCGCTGTTGCGTCTACTACTCGTGACGGGTCTGTTAGTTGGTCTTGAGCAACTAAGTAGTCTTGGTCTGGACAACCTGACAGTGCCTCTTGCGGCAGCTCTTAGCTGGGACTGGCTCATACTGCCCTAA